A genomic window from Paramormyrops kingsleyae isolate MSU_618 chromosome 23, PKINGS_0.4, whole genome shotgun sequence includes:
- the ppie gene encoding peptidyl-prolyl cis-trans isomerase E, with protein MAATKRVLYVGGLAEEVDEKVLHAAFIPFGDITDIQIPLDYETEKHRGFAFIEFESAEDAAAAIDNMNESELFGRTIRVNIAKPMRIKEGSSRPVWSDDDWLKKFSGKTAEEAEGAEPAGEDVSKETQEGEPPAKKGRTNPQVYMDIKIGNKPAGRLRFLLRADVVPMTAENFRCLCTHEKGFGYKGSSFHRIIPQFMCQGGDFTNHNGTGGKSIYGRKFDDENFVLKHTGPGQLSMANSGPNTNGSQFFLTCDKTDWLDGKHVVFGELMEGQEVLRAMEAQGNKDGKTKQKVIISDCGEYV; from the exons ATGGCGGCTACTAAGCGTGTTCTTTATGTCG GCGGGCTCGCGGAGGAGGTGGATGAGAAGGTCCTGCATGCGGCATTTATCCCGTTTGGAGATATCACAGACATCCAGATACCCCTCGATTATGAGACAG AAAAGCACAGAGGGTTCGCCTTCATCGAGTTTGAATCGGCAGAG GATGCCGCTGCAGCCATCGATAACATG AATGAGTCTGAACTCTTTGGCAGAACAATCAGAGTGAACATCGCTAAGCCCATGAGGATAAAGGAAGGTTCTTCTCGGCCAG TATGGTCAGatgatgattggctgaagaagtTCTCTGGGAAGACCGCAGAGGAAGCcgagggggcggagccagcTGGGGAAGATGTCAGCAAGGAAACACAGGAG GGAGAGCCCCCTGCTAAGAAGGGCAGGACCAACCCCCAAGTCTACATGGACATCAAAATTGGCAACAAGCCAGCGGGCCGACTACGCTTCCTCCTCCGAGCTGACGTCGTTCCCATGACCGCTG AGAACTtccgttgtctgtgtacccatGAGAAGGGCTTTGGCTACAAGGGCAGCAGCTTTCACCGCATCATCCCGCAGTTCATGTGCCAAGGCGGAGACTTCACCAACCATAACGGCACTGGGGGCAAATCCATCTACGGCCGCAAGTTCGACGATGAGAACTTTGTTCTCAAACATACTGGTCCAG GCCAGCTCTCCATGGCCAACTCAGGCCCCAACACCAATGGCTCACAGTTCTTCCTCACCTGCGACAAGACGGACTGGCTGGACGGGAAGCATGTGGTGTTTGGAGAGTTGATGGAGGGTCAGGAGGTGCTGCGAGCCATGGAG GCACAAGGTAACAAAGATGGAAAGACCAAGCAGAAGGTGATCATTTCAGACTGTGGAGAATATGtgtga
- the LOC111854303 gene encoding homeobox-containing protein 1 — protein MRQWCLPAVAPGAEPLLTDRLSPPLADERMEDCEMEPRYTIEQIDLLQRLRLSGMSKPQIVQALESLERLDSEHHRQPCYDSTATPNAAPAAAAPSSSSSSSSSLTSATTQTPNLDASLSPSNSYEASPPPLYPTTGAQRSFSYDLTEEDWDLEQKVEEYMRKDSNLVKEEIKSFLNSRRISQAIVGQVTGISQSYISQWLLQQGLEMSDSKRRAFYRWYLLERNTPGCRWNESQHAQVPRPRTEHPWCRQRELLTHLLPWYCAHPPQPGAAAAAVPARSCVKEEPDWKSGSGGSGVGGGPLRLRRGSRFTWRKECQSIMESFFIENQYPDEAKREEIANACNFAIQKPGCKLSEFERVTALKVYNWFANRRKEMKRRANIEAAILESHGIEVPSPSCQSTCEEAEVPEYTEQEEVSSEKDADPDVGPLAAEPVMTLPAAPQLASREQDVSKAEAADEE, from the exons CCGCTCCTGACCGACAGGCTGTCTCCGCCGCTTGCAG ATGAGAGGATGGAGGACTGTGAGATGGAGCCACGTTACACCATAGAGCAAATAGACCTCCTTCAGCGTCTGCGCCTGTCTGGAATGTCCAAACCCCAGATCGTCCAGGCCCTCGAGTCCTTGGAGAGATTAGATTCAGAACATCACCGACAGCCTTGCTATGATTCCACCGCCACCCCAAATGCTGCCCCAGCGGCGGCTGCGCCCTCATCCTCATCCTCGTCCTCCTCGTCTCTCACCTCCGCCACCACGCAGACACCAAACCTGGATGCATCCCTGTCGCCCAGCAACAGCTACGAGGCCTCGCCACCCCCCCTCTACCCCACCACTGGGGCACAGAGGTCATTCAGTTACGACCTGACTGAGGAGGATTGGGATTTGGAGCAGAAAGTGGAGGAATACATGAG AAAAGACAGCAATCTGGTGAAGGAGGAGATCAAGTCATTCCTCAACAGCCGGAGGATCTCTCAGGCCATCGTGGGACAGGTGACAG GGATCAGTCAGAGCTACATTTCCCAGTGGCTGCTTCAGCAAGGCCTGGAGATGAGCGACTCCAAGCGAAGGGCCTTCTACCGCTGGTACCTGCTGGAGCGCAACACCCCAG GATGTAGGTGGAATGAAAGCCAACATGCACAGGTGCCCAGACCCAGGACTGAGCATCCCTGGTGCAGGCAGAGGGAACTGCTGACACACCTGCTCCCATGGTACTGTGCACATCCTCCGCAGCCAG GTGCTGCAGCCGCTGCTGTGCCGGCCCGCTCCTGTGTGAAGGAGGAGCCCGACTGGAAGTCCGGCTCCGGGGGCAGTGGGGTTGGCGGGGGCCCTCTGAGATTGAGAAGGGGCAGCCGCTTCACCTGGAGGAAGGAATGTCAGTCCATCATGGAGAG TTTCTTCATAGAGAACCAGTACCCAGATGAGGCCAAGAGGGAGGAGATTGCCAACGCCTGTAACTTTGCCATTCAGAAGCCAG GCTGCAAGCTGTCTGAGTTCGAGCGTGTCACTGCGCTGAAGGTGTACAACTGGTTCGCCAATCGCAGGAAGGAGATGAAAAGACGGGCCAACATAG AGGCCGCGATCCTGGAGAGTCATGGCATCGAGGTCCCGAGTCCCAGCTGTCAGTCGACTTGTGAGGAGGCTGAGGTGCCGGAGTATACTGAACAG GAAGAAGTCTCCTCTGAAAAGGATGCTGACCCAGATGTAGGTCCCTTGGCTGCCGAGCCGGTCATGACTCTCCCAGCGGCTCCTCAGCTGGCGAGTCGGGAGCAGGACGTGTCAAAGGCGGAGGCAGCAGATGAGGAGTGA